The DNA sequence GGATACGAGGTGGAGAAGTCGGAGGCAGAGGGGCATTACGGCAACAAGATAAAGGTCTTCGAGACGCGCCTCGAACTCGCAGACGAGATACGTTACGTTATGAACAGGGTCAGGACTGCGGAGAGCTTCAGCAGGGTTCTGAGGGAGATGGAGGATCGCATAGACGACGACTGCTCGTTCTATGTCAGGTTCGACAAGCAGGCGGCGTACGAGGGCGAGATACGTCTCGGCGACGGGATAACCCTGATGGGGAAAGTCGA is a window from the Candidatus Afararchaeum irisae genome containing:
- a CDS encoding RNA-binding protein, whose translation is MAFHYLDLRTFCYDTESEDRVLSALDRFLPPRDEYDDEIKTGYEVEKSEAEGHYGNKIKVFETRLELADEIRYVMNRVRTAESFSRVLREMEDRIDDDCSFYVRFDKQAAYEGEIRLGDGITLMGKVEAYPAKKENAVETLNEYFSEF